Proteins encoded by one window of Prevotella nigrescens:
- a CDS encoding DUF4252 domain-containing protein — MRKLLFIFVLVLSTSTASASQRVGDDVHSLMATFKNAKHAEYNHVGKLLFAFAKTFIKDSDEDAQAMLKCIKSVKTLDLYLCSDDVKRNFWTQAKRINDRSYHELVRQNKKDGFSSVQIKMKHGVVRELVVIDAEGSDCSLVLVKGKIPLSKLSEVINSQSKKKKK; from the coding sequence ATGAGAAAACTACTTTTTATATTTGTTCTTGTTCTAAGCACGAGTACTGCAAGTGCCAGCCAACGAGTGGGCGATGACGTGCATAGCCTAATGGCGACATTCAAAAACGCCAAGCACGCAGAGTACAACCACGTAGGAAAACTGTTGTTTGCGTTTGCCAAGACCTTTATAAAAGATAGCGACGAAGATGCGCAGGCTATGCTGAAGTGCATCAAATCGGTAAAGACGTTAGACCTTTACCTGTGTTCAGATGATGTGAAAAGAAACTTTTGGACACAGGCAAAACGCATAAACGACAGAAGCTACCACGAACTTGTCAGGCAGAACAAGAAAGATGGCTTTTCAAGTGTTCAGATTAAGATGAAGCATGGTGTAGTTCGCGAACTTGTTGTCATTGATGCTGAAGGCTCCGATTGCTCCCTTGTATTGGTAAAAGGTAAAATCCCTTTGAGCAAGCTCAGCGAGGTTATCAATAGCCAAAGCAAGAAAAAGAAGAAGTAA
- a CDS encoding leucine-rich repeat domain-containing protein gives MKKIYLSFVFLMVGILSTFGQSAGWIFQPGSEGPWFEKEIEQGKPMEYYDYGGPEKGMRGNYAYTLQRLRPKNSDSHITVIFEKIEFGQGDELRIYNGLIELSCERDEDSGDYLWGWAKQEPLKTITDKPEKLPLRISSTAADGGLSVACYAATTMPGWKAMVYCVKNGDPEPGAKTPETKPNFTLKVDPSIKVEYDEDGEPKPIYAYLELQGLEDGQNVTIEQNGQKTDYTLSKTIANSVQLEVEPNDVIKVYGRLRAFKAQADRLVACELGKNDDLEVLDLMMNKISELNLTQLPNLRELSVTNNKLTSIDLGYLKKLQQFYGSYNKVGKLDTSKNPDLEVLACAAMGLTELDLSKNAKLENLTAGKNNYATFPDLSNKTSMKWIDMEDCGMKGFDATIFPKLKFLDLSGNRLTNINLSKNSLLRKLDLDNNQMDACAINDILFTLPKVQKEDEATLQIKGNTGSGTCDNTLLEGKNWNMNVTGDGSGCNTVRLRFEENTQGTFKTIVDGKDIPEWTPIEKGKEVKIEASPIKGYKLVKTMLNGEDVTANKFKIQQYGFLAAVFDVDNGIRDTQAETVRVGRHNGNIVVMGLQAEKNYSIYDVSGKLLHIGITNANGDAVISLPAGHLIIIKQEHLVIKVRR, from the coding sequence ATGAAGAAAATCTATTTATCTTTTGTGTTCCTAATGGTGGGAATACTATCAACGTTTGGGCAAAGTGCAGGCTGGATATTCCAACCGGGAAGTGAAGGACCGTGGTTCGAGAAAGAAATAGAACAAGGAAAACCAATGGAATACTACGACTATGGCGGTCCTGAAAAAGGCATGCGAGGCAACTATGCTTACACGCTTCAACGGTTAAGACCTAAAAATTCAGATTCGCACATTACAGTTATATTCGAGAAAATAGAGTTCGGACAAGGCGACGAATTGCGAATTTATAACGGTTTAATCGAGCTTTCGTGCGAAAGAGACGAGGATAGCGGAGACTATCTTTGGGGGTGGGCAAAACAAGAACCACTCAAAACAATAACGGACAAGCCAGAGAAGCTACCCCTTAGAATAAGTTCTACTGCTGCCGATGGCGGTCTTTCTGTGGCTTGCTATGCTGCTACGACCATGCCGGGCTGGAAAGCGATGGTCTATTGTGTAAAGAACGGAGACCCAGAACCAGGTGCCAAGACTCCCGAAACGAAGCCAAACTTTACACTTAAGGTGGATCCGAGCATAAAAGTAGAATACGACGAAGATGGCGAACCTAAGCCAATATATGCGTATTTAGAGTTACAAGGTCTTGAAGACGGGCAGAATGTAACGATAGAACAGAACGGACAAAAGACCGATTACACGTTAAGTAAAACTATTGCTAACTCTGTGCAATTGGAAGTAGAGCCGAACGACGTTATAAAAGTATATGGCAGATTACGTGCTTTCAAGGCTCAAGCTGACCGATTGGTGGCTTGCGAATTAGGGAAAAACGACGATTTGGAGGTTCTCGACCTCATGATGAACAAGATTTCCGAGCTTAATTTGACACAACTTCCTAATCTGCGCGAACTCTCTGTTACCAATAATAAGCTAACATCTATAGACCTTGGCTACCTTAAAAAGCTACAACAGTTTTATGGCAGTTATAATAAGGTGGGCAAATTAGATACAAGCAAGAACCCCGACCTTGAAGTTTTGGCGTGTGCTGCTATGGGTTTGACGGAATTAGACCTTAGCAAAAATGCTAAACTCGAAAACCTTACGGCAGGTAAAAACAACTATGCTACATTCCCCGACCTAAGCAATAAAACATCGATGAAATGGATTGATATGGAAGATTGCGGCATGAAAGGTTTTGATGCAACTATATTTCCCAAACTAAAATTCTTGGATTTATCGGGCAATCGGCTTACAAACATCAACCTTTCCAAGAATTCTTTGCTCCGTAAATTAGACTTAGACAACAACCAAATGGACGCTTGTGCCATAAACGACATTCTGTTTACACTTCCAAAAGTACAAAAAGAAGACGAAGCTACCTTGCAAATAAAAGGCAATACAGGCTCTGGCACTTGCGACAACACGCTGTTGGAAGGCAAGAACTGGAATATGAACGTTACAGGCGATGGTTCTGGCTGCAACACAGTGCGTCTGCGCTTCGAGGAAAACACACAGGGAACATTCAAGACAATAGTCGATGGAAAAGACATTCCGGAATGGACGCCAATAGAAAAAGGTAAGGAAGTGAAGATTGAAGCCTCTCCAATAAAAGGCTATAAGTTAGTTAAAACCATGCTCAACGGTGAAGATGTTACTGCCAACAAGTTCAAAATACAGCAATATGGATTTCTTGCAGCCGTGTTCGATGTAGATAATGGTATTCGTGATACACAGGCAGAAACCGTAAGAGTGGGGCGACACAATGGAAATATTGTTGTCATGGGACTGCAAGCCGAAAAGAATTACTCCATTTACGATGTGTCTGGCAAACTTCTCCATATAGGTATTACAAATGCTAATGGTGATGCTGTAATCTCACTGCCGGCAGGACACCTTATTATAATAAAGCAGGAGCATCTCGTCATAAAGGTAAGGCGCTGA
- the dusB gene encoding tRNA dihydrouridine synthase DusB, translating to MKIGTIDFGERPLFLAPMEDVTDIGFRKMSKRFGAAMVYTEFVSADAVIRSIKSTLNKIVIDEEERPVGIQIYGKDVESMVEAAKIVEQVKPDVIDINFGCPVKKVANKGAGSGMLKNIPLLLEITREVVKAVNTPVTVKTRLGWDDNNLIITDLAEQLQDCGIQALTIHGRTRAQMYTGEADWTLIGEVKKNPRIHIPIIGNGDVTSVADAQKRFDSYGVDAVMIGRATFGCPWLFSETNAPDAQKLTLDHKIDILEEMLRINVEKIDEYRGILHTRRHLAASPIFKGVPDFKQTRIAMLRANKMDELIGILEICRERLRTL from the coding sequence ATGAAAATAGGAACGATAGATTTTGGAGAACGCCCTTTGTTCTTGGCACCGATGGAAGATGTAACCGATATAGGCTTCCGTAAAATGTCCAAACGCTTCGGTGCAGCAATGGTCTATACAGAGTTTGTGTCGGCAGATGCTGTCATACGCAGTATAAAATCGACACTCAACAAGATTGTTATTGACGAAGAGGAACGCCCCGTAGGTATTCAGATATATGGAAAAGATGTAGAATCGATGGTTGAAGCTGCCAAGATAGTAGAGCAGGTAAAGCCCGATGTAATCGACATAAACTTTGGTTGCCCCGTGAAGAAGGTTGCCAATAAAGGGGCAGGCTCAGGTATGTTGAAGAACATACCGTTGCTATTGGAGATAACACGCGAGGTTGTGAAGGCTGTAAACACACCTGTTACGGTGAAAACACGCTTGGGTTGGGACGATAACAACCTCATTATAACCGACCTTGCCGAACAACTTCAGGACTGTGGAATACAGGCATTGACTATCCACGGTCGCACTCGCGCACAGATGTACACAGGTGAAGCCGACTGGACACTTATAGGTGAGGTGAAGAAAAATCCACGAATACATATTCCTATTATAGGAAATGGCGATGTAACCAGCGTTGCCGATGCACAGAAGCGTTTCGACAGCTATGGCGTAGATGCCGTAATGATAGGCAGAGCCACCTTTGGCTGCCCGTGGTTGTTTAGCGAAACCAATGCTCCAGATGCCCAAAAACTTACTTTGGACCATAAAATAGACATCTTGGAAGAGATGTTGCGCATCAACGTAGAGAAGATTGACGAGTATAGGGGCATACTGCATACCCGCCGACACCTTGCAGCTTCGCCCATTTTCAAAGGTGTTCCAGATTTCAAGCAAACACGAATTGCGATGCTTCGAGCTAACAAAATGGACGAACTCATCGGCATTTTGGAGATTTGCAGAGAACGTTTGCGGACACTTTGA
- a CDS encoding DUF4252 domain-containing protein — MRTLFISLALLAVSMVAKAQNVESIFEQFKNHENVELVDVPKELLAFGLKASGNKDAQKWVDKIDHLRVLSLEEATKATKKEFQKAVEAFNWKGYDEMIKVNSEGSKVRIMTQGTNEIIKRLVIYTVEDDECAFVVIDGNIAPKDIDGIIESATSK, encoded by the coding sequence ATGAGAACATTATTCATTTCACTTGCCCTCCTGGCAGTAAGTATGGTTGCTAAAGCACAAAATGTTGAAAGCATTTTTGAGCAGTTCAAAAATCACGAAAACGTAGAATTGGTAGACGTTCCTAAAGAATTGCTGGCTTTTGGCCTAAAGGCTTCGGGCAATAAAGATGCACAAAAGTGGGTAGACAAGATAGACCATCTGCGTGTATTGTCGCTCGAAGAGGCTACCAAAGCTACAAAGAAAGAATTTCAAAAGGCAGTGGAAGCCTTCAATTGGAAGGGCTACGACGAAATGATAAAAGTAAATTCGGAAGGTTCAAAGGTTAGAATAATGACGCAAGGTACCAATGAAATTATCAAACGTTTGGTTATTTACACCGTAGAGGACGACGAATGCGCCTTTGTAGTAATAGATGGCAACATCGCTCCGAAAGACATTGATGGCATCATAGAAAGTGCAACATCAAAGTAA
- a CDS encoding RNA polymerase sigma factor yields MEASQFKAIFLPCHRRLYVVAWRLTGNTQAAEDLVQETFLRLWTRRHQLADIENPEAYSIMTLRRIFYDIKRTKHIDEAERDVSEMQHKATENLSERIDAQDQWQRIRAMILALPDPQGKVMLMRDVEGRTYEEISAETGLTEVNLRSVLSRARKKIRERIKEIKR; encoded by the coding sequence ATGGAAGCCTCGCAATTCAAAGCAATCTTCTTGCCGTGCCATCGCAGACTTTATGTGGTGGCATGGCGCCTGACGGGCAATACGCAGGCTGCCGAAGACTTGGTGCAGGAAACCTTTCTGCGACTCTGGACACGTCGCCATCAGCTTGCCGACATCGAAAACCCAGAGGCTTACAGCATTATGACGTTGCGCCGAATATTCTACGATATAAAACGTACAAAGCACATTGATGAAGCCGAACGGGACGTTAGCGAAATGCAACATAAAGCAACCGAGAACCTAAGCGAGCGTATTGACGCGCAAGACCAATGGCAACGCATCAGAGCAATGATACTTGCGCTGCCCGACCCGCAAGGAAAGGTGATGCTTATGCGCGATGTGGAAGGGCGGACATACGAAGAAATCAGTGCCGAAACAGGACTTACGGAAGTTAATCTACGTTCTGTTCTGAGTCGGGCACGAAAGAAAATAAGAGAAAGAATAAAGGAAATAAAGCGATAA
- the ruvB gene encoding Holliday junction branch migration DNA helicase RuvB — protein sequence MNEDFDIREERFTTAEKEFENALRPPKFDDFSGQDKVVENLRVFVEAAKYRGEPLDHTLLHGPPGLGKTTLSNIIANELGVGFKITSGPVLDKPGDLAGILTSLEPNDVLFIDEIHRLSPVVEEYLYSAMEDYRIDIMIDKGPSARSIQIDLNPFTLVGATTRSGLLTAPLRARFGINLHLEYYAPETLSRIIKRSANLLKVPIEGDAAVEIARRSRGTPRICNALLRRVRDFAQVKGNGTIDHAIAQSSLQSLNIDKYGLDEIDNKILLTIIDKFRGGPVGVSTIATAIGEDAGTLEEVYEPYLIMEGFIKRTPRGRMATELAYEHLGKTMRGSAVSEPSLFE from the coding sequence ATGAATGAAGATTTCGATATAAGAGAAGAACGATTTACAACAGCTGAAAAGGAATTTGAAAACGCACTGCGACCGCCGAAGTTCGACGACTTCAGTGGGCAAGACAAGGTGGTGGAAAACCTTCGGGTGTTTGTTGAAGCTGCCAAATATCGTGGCGAACCACTCGACCACACGTTGCTTCACGGTCCTCCGGGACTGGGAAAAACCACGTTGAGCAACATTATTGCCAACGAGTTGGGCGTCGGTTTTAAGATTACTTCGGGGCCTGTACTCGATAAACCGGGCGATTTGGCTGGCATTCTTACATCGCTCGAACCTAACGACGTGTTGTTCATCGACGAAATTCACCGCCTTTCTCCCGTTGTTGAAGAGTACCTTTATTCGGCAATGGAGGACTATCGAATCGACATTATGATTGATAAAGGCCCTTCGGCACGCTCTATTCAGATAGACTTAAATCCGTTTACACTTGTTGGAGCGACTACCCGCAGCGGACTTTTAACGGCTCCTTTGCGTGCTCGTTTTGGCATTAATCTGCATTTAGAGTATTATGCACCCGAAACTTTGAGCCGCATTATAAAGCGTTCTGCCAATCTTTTGAAGGTGCCCATTGAAGGCGATGCTGCCGTTGAAATAGCCCGACGCTCGCGCGGCACGCCCCGTATTTGCAATGCCTTGCTGCGTCGTGTACGCGATTTCGCACAGGTAAAAGGCAACGGAACCATCGACCACGCTATCGCACAGTCGTCGTTGCAGTCGCTGAACATCGACAAATACGGTCTTGACGAGATAGACAACAAGATACTTCTGACCATTATAGACAAGTTTCGTGGAGGTCCTGTCGGCGTTTCTACCATTGCAACGGCTATCGGCGAAGATGCAGGAACGCTGGAAGAAGTTTACGAACCTTATCTTATTATGGAAGGATTCATCAAGCGAACACCACGCGGACGTATGGCAACAGAGTTGGCTTACGAGCATCTTGGCAAGACAATGCGCGGTTCGGCGGTAAGCGAACCTTCGCTCTTTGAGTAA
- a CDS encoding DUF4252 domain-containing protein: MKKILLFLLFGFTFNFAFAQKAFFEKYDDKEGISTVYISATMLRMMGNVQAGNKDITRIAKRLDHIQVLECERPSLINSIKNAAFAYYKQAKYAVVMKTKSNGEDVTIYEKRYKNGKNEYVLLTVERDELTIVNLLGRVSLEEIQAIAK, translated from the coding sequence ATGAAGAAGATATTACTATTTTTACTATTCGGGTTCACATTCAATTTTGCTTTCGCACAGAAGGCATTCTTCGAGAAGTACGACGATAAGGAAGGCATATCGACCGTTTATATTTCGGCAACAATGTTGAGAATGATGGGCAATGTGCAGGCGGGCAACAAAGACATAACCCGCATTGCAAAACGATTAGACCATATTCAGGTGTTGGAATGCGAGCGTCCTTCGCTCATCAATAGTATAAAGAATGCTGCCTTTGCTTACTACAAACAAGCTAAGTACGCCGTTGTGATGAAAACGAAAAGCAATGGCGAAGATGTAACGATATATGAGAAGAGATACAAGAACGGCAAAAACGAATACGTACTGCTGACAGTTGAACGCGACGAACTTACCATTGTAAACCTGTTAGGTCGTGTCTCGTTAGAAGAAATTCAGGCTATTGCGAAGTAA